A genomic region of Streptosporangium lutulentum contains the following coding sequences:
- a CDS encoding ABC transporter ATP-binding protein → MLEASAITVRYGGHTALDEASLTITPGEVTGLAGPSGCGKSTLARVMALMLRPASGTLTVDGTAVTRWRQRAARDLRIRVALIYQQPRLAVDPRLTLAEVIGEPLVANGRPDEGRVVELARETGLTDELLTRWPHEVSDGQLQRACVARALTLEPRYLICDEMTTMLDASTQAHLVGVVNAYRERTGAGVLAISHDPILLDRWADEIVGFAGDGR, encoded by the coding sequence ATGCTTGAAGCGTCCGCGATCACCGTCAGGTACGGCGGGCACACCGCGCTGGACGAGGCGTCCCTGACGATCACGCCCGGTGAGGTGACCGGCCTGGCCGGGCCGAGCGGCTGCGGGAAGTCGACGCTGGCCCGGGTCATGGCGCTGATGCTGCGCCCGGCGTCCGGCACGCTCACCGTGGACGGCACGGCCGTGACGCGCTGGCGACAGCGCGCGGCACGCGACCTGCGCATCCGGGTGGCCCTGATCTACCAGCAACCCCGGCTCGCGGTGGATCCACGCCTCACGCTCGCCGAAGTGATCGGCGAGCCCCTGGTCGCGAACGGCCGGCCGGACGAGGGGCGCGTCGTCGAACTGGCCCGGGAGACCGGCCTGACCGACGAGCTGCTCACGCGATGGCCGCACGAGGTCTCCGACGGGCAGTTGCAGCGGGCCTGCGTGGCCAGGGCGCTGACCCTGGAACCCCGTTACCTGATCTGCGATGAGATGACCACCATGCTGGACGCCTCCACGCAGGCGCACCTGGTCGGGGTGGTGAACGCCTACCGGGAACGCACCGGGGCGGGAGTCCTGGCGATCAGTCACGACCCGATCCTGCTGGATCGCTGGGCCGACGAGATCGTCGGTTTCGCCGGAGACGGGCGCTGA
- a CDS encoding ABC transporter ATP-binding protein, whose protein sequence is MTDRKRLRVQELSVGFRIPGALVQAVSEATFEVRPGRCLALVGESGCGKSVLAHALLGLLPDNATVSGQAWLEHGGEPVELVGASQAVLAERVRGRAIGLIPQSPATHLTPVRTARAQLQEAVRELGSRATADDLAARYGLRPHELDRYPHELSGGMAQRVANAIALAGDPWLVLADEPTSGLDRPLVDRAMATLRELCDEGRAVLLITHDLRAAERVADDLAVMYASRLVEVGPVAEVLGRPRHPYTSGLVAAQPDRAFVPIPGLPPELTRLPEGCAFRSRCGHETERCAAPPPMDGGVACHHALEDRHA, encoded by the coding sequence TTGACCGACCGGAAACGACTACGGGTCCAGGAACTGAGCGTCGGCTTCCGGATCCCGGGCGCGCTGGTGCAGGCGGTCAGCGAGGCCACCTTCGAGGTACGGCCGGGCAGGTGCCTGGCCCTGGTGGGCGAGTCGGGGTGCGGCAAGTCGGTGCTCGCGCACGCGTTGCTCGGCCTGCTCCCGGACAACGCGACGGTCTCCGGCCAGGCATGGCTGGAACACGGCGGGGAGCCGGTGGAACTGGTCGGCGCCTCACAGGCCGTACTCGCCGAGCGGGTGCGCGGGCGCGCGATCGGGCTCATCCCGCAGAGCCCGGCCACCCACCTCACGCCCGTGCGCACGGCGCGGGCGCAACTCCAGGAGGCCGTGCGCGAACTCGGCTCGCGCGCCACGGCCGACGACCTGGCGGCGCGGTACGGCCTGCGCCCGCACGAGCTGGACCGCTACCCGCACGAGTTGTCGGGCGGCATGGCCCAGCGCGTGGCGAACGCGATCGCGCTGGCGGGCGACCCGTGGCTGGTGCTGGCCGACGAGCCGACCAGCGGGCTGGACCGGCCCCTGGTGGACCGGGCGATGGCGACGCTGCGCGAGCTGTGCGACGAGGGGCGTGCCGTACTGCTGATCACGCACGACCTGCGCGCGGCCGAGCGGGTCGCCGACGACCTCGCGGTGATGTACGCCAGCCGCCTGGTCGAGGTGGGGCCGGTGGCCGAGGTGCTCGGGCGCCCCCGCCACCCGTACACGTCGGGACTGGTGGCGGCCCAGCCGGACCGGGCGTTCGTCCCCATCCCCGGCCTGCCGCCCGAGCTGACCCGGCTGCCCGAAGGGTGTGCGTTCCGGTCGCGCTGCGGCCACGAGACCGAGCGGTGCGCCGCGCCGCCGCCGATGGACGGCGGCGTGGCCTGCCACCACGCCCTGGAGGACAGGCATGCTTGA
- a CDS encoding ABC transporter permease, translated as MPVRLAIGTLVVLALAVLLVPPVVDLDQSLVDLRAAGQPPSLSHPFGTDEVGRDVLIRSIYGLRVSFMVGLVAALVSMVIGGLMGLAAGALGGLPDRLLMRVVDGFNALPHLLFGIFIVALFAPSAAAVVVSVGVTHWTTAARIVRSEVLSLRSRPFVEAAISGGSTRMRVIRRHLLPHLLPHLMLATVLMMPHAIWHETALSFLGLGLPPHLASLGNMINDGQRSLLTGDWWSSLVPGLFILVPTLAVSVLAQHWRDRRSPRWRSELEL; from the coding sequence ATGCCGGTGAGACTCGCGATCGGCACCCTGGTGGTGCTGGCACTCGCCGTCCTCCTGGTGCCCCCCGTCGTGGACCTCGACCAGAGCCTGGTGGACCTGCGCGCGGCCGGGCAGCCGCCCTCTCTCTCGCATCCCTTCGGCACCGACGAGGTCGGGCGGGACGTGCTGATCCGGTCGATCTACGGCCTGCGGGTCTCCTTCATGGTGGGCCTGGTGGCCGCGCTGGTCAGCATGGTGATCGGCGGGCTCATGGGCCTGGCCGCGGGCGCCCTGGGAGGACTGCCCGACCGTCTTCTCATGCGGGTGGTGGACGGCTTCAACGCCCTGCCGCACCTGCTGTTCGGCATCTTCATCGTCGCGCTGTTCGCGCCGAGCGCCGCCGCCGTGGTGGTCTCCGTGGGCGTGACGCACTGGACCACGGCCGCGCGGATCGTCCGCTCGGAGGTGCTCTCGCTGCGCTCACGCCCGTTCGTGGAGGCGGCGATCTCCGGCGGCTCGACCAGGATGCGGGTGATCCGCCGCCATCTCCTCCCGCATCTTCTCCCCCACCTGATGCTGGCGACGGTGCTGATGATGCCTCACGCGATCTGGCACGAGACCGCGCTGAGCTTTCTCGGTCTGGGTCTGCCTCCGCACCTGGCCTCACTCGGCAACATGATCAACGATGGGCAGCGCTCGCTGCTCACCGGCGACTGGTGGTCGAGCCTGGTGCCCGGCCTGTTCATCCTGGTGCCCACGCTGGCGGTGTCGGTGCTGGCCCAGCACTGGCGCGACCGCCGCAGCCCCCGCTGGAGATCGGAGCTGGAACTTTGA
- a CDS encoding ABC transporter permease, with translation MRAILKMVAWRVAFAIPLLTAVTIGMFALAQASPFDPVRQYLGERALVTSPEVVESIRQNWGLDRPVLEQYATWFGNLAGGDLGESRSFHRPVSEIIGERLGWTLLATGSALVLMFVGSLVVGTLAAWRRGSWLDRVITGGAFANEAAPVFWLGLLAIWVFAVQLDWLPAGGLTDAASTTINPADVAAHMVLPVAVLAISQSSWLVLYVRESVIGVLREDFVIGARARGLRERTVIVRHALRSALLPFLTLLGARMPELVTGAILVETIFSWPGVAAASVQAALAVDFPLLAALTLLGTAAVLAGNLLADIAYTVADPRVRTLGVG, from the coding sequence GTGAGAGCGATCCTCAAGATGGTCGCCTGGCGGGTGGCCTTCGCGATACCGCTGCTGACGGCCGTCACGATCGGCATGTTCGCGCTGGCCCAGGCCTCCCCCTTCGACCCGGTCAGGCAGTATCTCGGCGAACGCGCACTGGTCACCTCTCCGGAGGTGGTCGAGTCGATCCGGCAGAACTGGGGCCTGGACCGGCCGGTCCTCGAACAGTACGCCACCTGGTTCGGCAACCTGGCCGGCGGTGATCTGGGCGAGTCGCGTTCCTTCCACCGGCCGGTCAGCGAGATCATCGGCGAGCGGCTGGGCTGGACCCTGCTGGCCACCGGCTCGGCGCTGGTGCTGATGTTCGTCGGCAGCCTGGTGGTGGGCACCCTCGCCGCCTGGCGGCGCGGCTCCTGGCTGGACCGGGTGATCACCGGCGGCGCGTTCGCCAACGAGGCCGCCCCGGTGTTCTGGCTGGGGCTGCTGGCCATCTGGGTCTTCGCGGTCCAGCTGGACTGGCTGCCCGCGGGAGGCCTGACGGATGCGGCGTCGACCACGATCAACCCCGCCGACGTGGCCGCGCACATGGTCCTGCCGGTCGCGGTTCTGGCGATCTCCCAGTCGTCGTGGCTGGTGCTCTATGTGCGGGAGTCGGTCATCGGGGTGCTGCGGGAGGACTTCGTGATCGGCGCCCGCGCCCGTGGCCTGCGCGAGCGAACCGTGATCGTACGGCACGCGCTGAGGTCGGCGCTGCTGCCCTTCCTCACCCTGCTCGGCGCCCGGATGCCGGAACTGGTCACCGGCGCGATCCTGGTCGAGACGATCTTCTCCTGGCCCGGCGTCGCCGCGGCCTCGGTCCAGGCGGCGCTGGCCGTGGACTTCCCGCTGCTGGCGGCGCTCACGCTGCTGGGCACGGCGGCGGTGCTGGCCGGAAACCTGCTCGCCGACATCGCCTACACCGTGGCCGACCCGCGGGTGCGCACTCTGGGGGTGGGCTGA